The following are from one region of the Alicyclobacillus fastidiosus genome:
- a CDS encoding NAD-dependent malic enzyme codes for MLGSNATALSIIIRLQLAEEASYSDVATAIGEADGDIIAVDVIHVSKNSVIRDITVNVRNHEHQVRVEDSLRKRNGIKVINVSDRTFLVHLGGKIEVQAKTPVKNRDDLSRVYTPGVARVCEAIHEDPSKAYQLTTKRNTIAIVTDGTAVLGLGDIGPQAAMPVMEGKAMLFKQFADVDAYPICLNTKDEDEIVRTVKAIAPGFGGINLEDISSPRCFHIEDTLRRELDIPVFHDDQHGTAVVVLAGIMNAIKIVGKSMRDLNVVVCGIGAAGVACSKMLLAAGVTNIIGVDRDGIIERDKAYQNPMWAWYAQKTNPERRRGNLTTALRGADVFVGVSRPKVLTVEHLQLMAPDPVVFAMANPTPEIEPAEAEPYVRILATGRSDYPNQINNLLSFPGIFRGALDARARDVNEEMKLAAADAIASCVREEELNEHYIIPSVFNPEVVKRVSKAVIEAAVRTGVSRREGVLVK; via the coding sequence ATGCTGGGATCGAATGCCACGGCGCTTAGTATTATCATTCGATTGCAACTCGCGGAAGAAGCCTCATACAGCGATGTGGCTACAGCCATTGGAGAGGCGGACGGCGATATCATTGCCGTAGATGTCATTCACGTATCAAAAAACAGCGTCATTCGGGACATTACCGTGAACGTTCGGAACCATGAGCATCAGGTTCGAGTAGAGGATTCACTTCGGAAACGAAACGGGATCAAGGTAATTAATGTATCCGATCGGACGTTCCTGGTTCACCTCGGAGGTAAGATTGAGGTTCAGGCTAAAACGCCAGTAAAAAATCGTGACGACTTGTCCAGAGTCTACACTCCAGGCGTTGCAAGGGTTTGTGAAGCGATTCACGAAGATCCGAGCAAAGCATACCAATTGACCACAAAAAGAAACACCATCGCCATCGTCACGGATGGAACTGCTGTACTCGGCCTTGGAGATATCGGGCCGCAAGCGGCGATGCCGGTCATGGAAGGCAAAGCTATGCTGTTTAAGCAATTTGCAGATGTGGACGCTTATCCTATCTGCCTCAATACGAAAGATGAGGACGAAATCGTTCGTACAGTGAAAGCGATTGCTCCGGGATTTGGAGGTATTAATTTGGAGGATATTTCCTCACCACGATGCTTCCACATCGAGGATACCCTCCGGCGAGAGCTGGACATTCCAGTGTTCCACGATGATCAACATGGAACCGCTGTTGTCGTCCTGGCGGGCATCATGAATGCCATTAAGATTGTTGGTAAATCGATGCGAGACTTGAATGTCGTGGTGTGTGGCATTGGAGCTGCAGGTGTAGCGTGCAGCAAAATGCTCCTCGCAGCCGGAGTGACGAACATTATTGGCGTCGATAGAGACGGCATCATCGAACGCGATAAGGCCTATCAGAATCCAATGTGGGCCTGGTACGCACAGAAGACCAACCCCGAGCGTCGAAGAGGGAACTTAACGACAGCGCTCCGCGGGGCGGACGTTTTTGTCGGAGTTTCCCGACCAAAGGTTTTGACGGTGGAGCATCTACAGCTAATGGCACCGGATCCAGTTGTTTTCGCCATGGCCAATCCCACTCCCGAGATTGAACCAGCTGAGGCTGAACCCTACGTTAGAATCCTCGCAACGGGACGGTCAGATTATCCTAACCAGATTAACAACCTATTATCGTTCCCTGGCATCTTTCGAGGGGCACTCGACGCCCGTGCTCGTGACGTCAACGAAGAAATGAAGTTAGCAGCAGCCGATGCAATTGCGTCGTGCGTACGTGAAGAAGAACTCAACGAACACTACATCATTCCGAGTGTATTCAACCCGGAGGTGGTCAAACGTGTGAGCAAAGCCGTCATCGAAGCTGCGGTTCGCACAGGCGTATCCAGACGCGAAGGTGTTCTTGTCAAATAA
- a CDS encoding LysR family transcriptional regulator: protein MELSWLTTFITAAEEGNFRRAADRLHVAQSTVTLHIQNIEDALKTQLFDRVGRSVQLNPTGLGFLRYAKSMMENYNESIEFVARHLQGYQETIKISVSTLIATTYLPRWIREFRKVNQEIEFSIEVTESSSVVESVVNHECDIGIGRIPIVHERIKSIELYTDPIVCVGPHGVGVRDGRELSTESIFRENLLFTYNHPLYWDDLLFQLRRHVSNVRTMKVSKVHVSVEWIKEGMGISFLPLTTVKDAVEKGSIDVIPFSYFALPSAHTYLLTRKNQNQTINRFIELISKKDLMPTELNYGAGV from the coding sequence GTGGAGTTAAGTTGGCTAACTACATTTATCACCGCTGCGGAAGAGGGGAACTTTAGAAGAGCTGCGGACAGACTGCACGTCGCCCAGTCAACGGTAACGCTACATATTCAAAATATCGAGGACGCTCTTAAGACCCAGCTGTTCGATCGCGTCGGCAGATCGGTTCAGTTAAATCCGACGGGTCTAGGGTTCTTACGATACGCAAAATCCATGATGGAAAACTACAACGAGAGTATAGAATTTGTTGCAAGGCATCTTCAGGGCTACCAGGAAACAATCAAAATATCTGTGTCGACACTCATTGCAACAACGTATCTCCCCAGGTGGATTCGGGAGTTTCGTAAAGTAAATCAGGAAATAGAGTTTTCGATTGAAGTGACAGAGTCGAGTTCAGTAGTAGAGAGCGTAGTGAATCACGAGTGCGACATCGGCATTGGCCGCATCCCGATTGTACACGAGAGAATTAAGAGCATTGAATTGTATACCGATCCGATTGTTTGCGTTGGGCCACATGGAGTTGGAGTACGAGATGGAAGAGAGCTGAGTACAGAAAGTATTTTTCGAGAAAATCTGCTATTCACCTATAACCATCCGCTGTACTGGGATGATCTCTTATTTCAACTTCGGCGACACGTATCTAATGTGAGAACCATGAAAGTCAGTAAGGTACATGTCTCCGTTGAATGGATTAAGGAGGGGATGGGCATATCCTTTCTTCCGCTCACAACCGTTAAGGACGCGGTTGAGAAGGGGAGTATCGATGTGATTCCTTTTTCCTATTTCGCTCTCCCGTCTGCACATACCTATTTGCTGACGCGTAAGAATCAAAACCAGACGATCAATCGTTTTATCGAACTCATATCCAAGAAAGACCTTATGCCGACAGAACTCAACTATGGGGCAGGCGTCTAG
- a CDS encoding HPr family phosphocarrier protein — translation MKEATVQVHLEQGLHARPASLFVKKANTFSSEISVIKDGRKANGKSILGLMGLAAGHGSQVTIQADGVDEEQAIQELSEFLLLEHEVEI, via the coding sequence ATGAAGGAAGCGACGGTTCAGGTTCACCTAGAACAAGGATTACACGCTCGACCTGCCTCGCTGTTCGTGAAGAAAGCGAATACATTCAGCAGTGAAATTTCCGTTATCAAAGACGGTCGAAAGGCGAATGGAAAGAGCATTCTTGGATTGATGGGATTGGCTGCAGGACACGGTTCGCAGGTTACGATCCAGGCAGATGGTGTGGACGAAGAGCAGGCTATTCAGGAATTATCTGAGTTTCTTCTATTGGAGCACGAGGTTGAGATCTAA
- a CDS encoding Gfo/Idh/MocA family oxidoreductase, giving the protein MSIYHSLLEREKQAGFIGVAVIGAGQMGRGMIAQISNIPGMQVRAVCDIQTEAAQRAVDAYLSNVKTLHPDVLVDSDYQKLIAHPSVDVVVDATGVPEVGANVALAALAERKHLVLLNVEMDVTVGSILSSWFQSAGLIYTGSAGDEPAVTLEMFEFAKSMGLEVVVAGKGKNNPFIPLSTPDTCKDEAVRKHMNPHMLAAFQDGTKTMAEMNLLSNATGFIPDKTGMHGVSADVKTVSEKLRLIEEGGCLSRHGVVEYVHGLAPGVFVIVKSDLAEVNEELKYLSVGEGPYYTLYRPFHLASLETPISIARAAILHEPTIAPIGGPVSDTVAVAKRDMVAGDAFDGIGGYTVRGVIEEHVTAAKAGHVPIGLITPKARAKRAISVGSFITYDDIELDQSTTVWHLRSLQNKMFRNA; this is encoded by the coding sequence ATGTCTATCTATCATTCACTGTTGGAACGAGAAAAACAAGCAGGGTTTATCGGTGTTGCTGTTATTGGCGCCGGTCAAATGGGACGCGGGATGATCGCACAGATTTCAAACATCCCAGGGATGCAAGTACGTGCCGTGTGTGATATCCAGACTGAAGCTGCACAACGTGCCGTTGACGCCTATTTAAGCAATGTAAAGACGTTGCATCCGGATGTGTTGGTTGATTCTGACTATCAAAAACTCATCGCACATCCATCGGTAGATGTGGTAGTTGACGCGACTGGTGTGCCGGAAGTTGGAGCAAATGTAGCACTCGCTGCTTTGGCAGAACGAAAACATCTCGTGTTATTGAACGTTGAAATGGATGTTACCGTCGGCTCTATCTTATCTTCCTGGTTTCAGTCAGCAGGGCTCATCTACACAGGGTCAGCAGGAGACGAACCGGCCGTTACGCTAGAGATGTTTGAGTTTGCAAAGTCGATGGGGTTGGAAGTCGTAGTAGCTGGAAAAGGAAAAAACAACCCGTTTATTCCTTTGTCCACACCAGATACGTGTAAGGATGAAGCGGTGCGTAAGCACATGAATCCACATATGTTGGCTGCTTTCCAAGACGGAACGAAAACCATGGCTGAAATGAATTTGCTTAGCAACGCAACAGGCTTTATCCCGGATAAAACGGGGATGCACGGGGTGTCGGCAGACGTCAAAACGGTGTCTGAAAAACTGCGACTCATTGAAGAAGGCGGATGTCTCAGTCGCCACGGCGTTGTAGAGTACGTTCACGGACTTGCACCAGGTGTGTTTGTGATCGTCAAGAGTGATTTGGCAGAAGTGAATGAAGAGTTGAAGTACCTGTCTGTTGGTGAAGGCCCTTATTACACACTGTATCGTCCATTCCACCTCGCAAGTTTAGAAACGCCTATTTCAATTGCCCGTGCGGCCATTTTACACGAACCGACGATCGCACCAATCGGCGGGCCTGTGTCCGATACCGTAGCTGTTGCAAAGCGGGATATGGTTGCAGGAGATGCGTTTGATGGCATTGGAGGTTACACGGTCCGAGGAGTTATCGAAGAGCATGTAACAGCTGCGAAGGCAGGACACGTTCCGATTGGTCTTATCACGCCAAAGGCTCGTGCTAAACGCGCTATATCCGTCGGGTCGTTCATTACCTATGACGACATCGAATTGGATCAGAGCACGACTGTTTGGCACTTGCGTTCCCTGCAAAACAAGATGTTTCGCAACGCATAA
- a CDS encoding transcriptional regulator GutM, which yields MHPGNLIILVGSAWILQYVFTWFQLQHYRKTMRTLVQAYKGREDYSLFSGVCRKALGKGAIVIAIVDSNEVIHRCEVLSGMSVFAKFKPLDGYVGRSLTDIGTETREIISRKRSVSSQKKSLAKALLMVVENAQRSNEEKRRQVSRRARVRKVMS from the coding sequence ATGCATCCAGGCAATCTGATTATCCTGGTGGGAAGCGCTTGGATTTTGCAGTATGTGTTCACGTGGTTTCAACTCCAGCATTATCGCAAGACGATGAGGACTTTGGTCCAGGCATATAAGGGGCGGGAAGACTACTCCCTGTTTTCCGGTGTATGCCGGAAAGCACTGGGGAAGGGAGCTATCGTCATTGCAATCGTTGACAGCAACGAAGTCATTCACCGCTGTGAAGTGCTTTCGGGCATGAGTGTGTTTGCGAAATTTAAACCACTTGATGGGTATGTCGGCCGCTCATTGACCGACATTGGCACAGAAACAAGAGAGATCATCTCGCGTAAACGATCCGTCTCTTCTCAGAAAAAGTCGTTAGCAAAGGCATTGCTCATGGTTGTCGAGAATGCACAACGTTCCAATGAAGAAAAGCGTCGTCAAGTAAGTCGTAGAGCACGTGTTCGAAAAGTGATGTCATGA
- a CDS encoding PTS glucitol/sorbitol transporter subunit IIC produces MGVIEWLGSHFIGLFDAGGKVFMSYVTGIIPTLVVLLTFTNTVIKLIGEERTYRAVQFASKYLVLRYTLMPILSVLILTNPMAYTFGRFLPERQKPAFYDSAVSFVHPVTAFFPYANAGELFVWLGIANGVEKAGYSIGPLAVRYFLLGIVVIFIRGVVTEKITNILANRLEKKSNVMVTGASSSI; encoded by the coding sequence ATGGGTGTCATTGAGTGGTTAGGTTCACATTTTATTGGGCTGTTTGACGCTGGTGGAAAAGTGTTTATGAGTTACGTCACGGGGATTATCCCTACCTTAGTGGTATTGCTGACCTTTACGAATACGGTCATTAAGCTAATTGGCGAAGAACGTACGTATCGAGCTGTTCAATTTGCGTCAAAGTATCTGGTTCTTAGGTATACACTGATGCCGATTTTGTCCGTGTTGATTCTGACTAACCCAATGGCGTATACGTTTGGGCGCTTCTTGCCAGAACGTCAAAAGCCAGCATTTTACGATTCGGCTGTTTCTTTTGTCCACCCCGTAACCGCTTTCTTTCCTTATGCGAATGCTGGTGAATTATTCGTTTGGCTCGGCATCGCAAACGGGGTCGAAAAAGCAGGGTATTCAATTGGTCCACTCGCTGTCCGGTACTTCTTGTTAGGCATCGTCGTTATTTTTATTCGTGGCGTTGTGACCGAAAAAATCACCAATATCTTGGCAAACCGTTTGGAGAAGAAGTCGAATGTAATGGTAACTGGTGCTTCAAGCTCGATTTGA